Proteins co-encoded in one Rattus rattus isolate New Zealand chromosome 5, Rrattus_CSIRO_v1, whole genome shotgun sequence genomic window:
- the LOC116902332 gene encoding EKC/KEOPS complex subunit Tp53rk-like, translated as MAGGSSEAETEAEALAAARERSRLFLSGLELVQQGAEARVFRGRFQGRAAVVKHRFPKGYRHPELEARLGRRRTVQEARALLRCRRAGIAAPVVFFVDYASNCLYMEEIEDSVTVRDYIQSTMETTQDPQCLLDLARKIGQVLARLHDEDLIHGDLTTSNMLLTRPLEQLHIVLIDFGLSFVSGLPEDKGVDLYVLEKAFLSTHPHTETVFEAFLKSYGASSKKSGPVLKKLDEVRLRGRKRSMVG; from the exons ATGGCTGGCGGGTCTTCGGAGGCAGAGACGGAGGCGGAGGCGCTGGCCGCGGCGCGGGAGCGGAGCCGCCTCTTCCTGAGCGGCCTGGAGCTGGTGCAGCAGGGCGCCGAGGCTCGTGTCTTCCGTGGCCGCTTCCAGGGCCGAGCGGCCGTGGTGAAGCACCGCTTCCCTAAGGGCTACCGGCACCCGGAGCTGGAGGCGCGGCTTGGCCGGCGGCGGACGGTGCAGGAGGCTCGCGCGCTGTTGCGCTGCCGCCGTGCTG GAATAGCTGCCCCCGTCGTCTTCTTTGTGGACTATGCTTCTAACTGCCTATATATGGAAGAAATCGAAGACTCGGTGACTGTTCGAGATTATATTCAATCCACTATGGAGACTACACAAGACCCCCAATGCCTCTTGGACTTGGCCAGGAAGATCGGGCAGGTTCTGGCCAGACTGCATGACGAGGACCTCATTCACGGGGACCTCACCACCTCCAACATGCTCCTGACACGGCCCCTGGAGCAGCTGCATATCGTGCTCATCGACTTCGGGCTGAGTTTTGTCTCAGGACTGCCAGAAGACAAAGGCGTCGACCTCTATGTCCTGGAGAAGGCCTTCCTCAGCACGCACCCCCACACCGAGACTGTGTTTGAAGCCTTTCTGAAGAGTTACGGTGCCTCGTCCAAGAAGTCCGGTCCAGTGCTGAAGAAGTTAGATGAGGTGCGCCTGAGAGGGCGAAAGCGGTCCATGGTCGGGTAG